TTTTTCTTCTCAATAAGCGACCTCAGGCGCGAGCCTCTCCCCCCGGCAAGACAGATGAGATTTTGCGAGAGATGGGAAAGATGGTCAAAGCGCAGGGCGGGGTTGCCTCTAGGGTTTTCAAGATGAGCCTTTGTGAGGAGACGGCAAAGGTTTTTATAGCCCTCATAATTTCGGGCAAGTAAAACAAGTGTATGGCCGTCTTTCATCGTAATTTCTGAACCGATGATGGGTTTGATACGAGCCCTTTTAGCTTTGCGATAAAATCTGATCGCTCCGTAAAGGCCGTTCAAATCCGTTAAGGCAAGACTTTTTTGGCCTAGTTTTTTTGCTTGAGTCACGAGTTCTTCGGGGTGGAACGTGCCCCAAAAAAAGGAAAAAGCACTCTTTGTTTGAAGATGTACGAACCCTGTTTGGGACATTTTTGATTTATCCTTCAACTGAGAAGCGATTTAGAGGGTTTTTCGCCTAGCCTTTCCTCAAAAGACCTACCTTAACCCCCAGGATTTTCAGTTTGCCGTTTTCAACTTCTTCTTTGGAAAAGATCATTGGTTCATAAACTGGATTTTCAGGGTGAAGTTCTATGCGGCCTTGAGATATCTTTAGCCTTTTCAAGGTGACATAAGGTTCTGGTTCATAAATAAGGGCAGCTACAATATCTCCTGAAAAGGCTTCCTCCTGCGGACGGATGACCACCAGGTCTCCAGGAAGGATTCCGGCATCTTTCATGGAATCTCCTCTGACTCGTACCATAAAAAGCCTGCCTCCTCCAAAAAACGAGGGATCAATGGGAACGACTTCTTCAAGGTCTTCGTATGGTATCAGGGGTTCGCCGGCCGGGATTTTTCCCAGCACAGGGATCCCTTTTGCAGGTCTTAGAAGCCTGATCCCGCGAGCTTCTCCAGGGACAAGTTCGACGAATCCTTTGGCCTCAAGCCTTCTTAAGAGTTTGTGAACGGAGCTTTTTGAAGAAAAGCCGCAGGCTTCAGCTATTTCCCTAAAAGAGGGAGGGTAGCCGTTTTTAGAGAGGTATTCCTCTATAAACTCAAGGGCTATTTTTTCGGATTCGCTAAGCTTTGGCATAAAACTGTACCTTTGGGCGAACGTTCGTTTCCAGTGTAGCGAACATAAGTTTCCCGGTCAAGAGGATTTCGAGTTTGCGT
The Thermodesulfatator atlanticus DSM 21156 genome window above contains:
- the lexA gene encoding transcriptional repressor LexA; translated protein: MPKLSESEKIALEFIEEYLSKNGYPPSFREIAEACGFSSKSSVHKLLRRLEAKGFVELVPGEARGIRLLRPAKGIPVLGKIPAGEPLIPYEDLEEVVPIDPSFFGGGRLFMVRVRGDSMKDAGILPGDLVVIRPQEEAFSGDIVAALIYEPEPYVTLKRLKISQGRIELHPENPVYEPMIFSKEEVENGKLKILGVKVGLLRKG